Proteins encoded within one genomic window of Geotalea daltonii FRC-32:
- the pilQ gene encoding type IV pilus secretin family protein, translated as MKMNSLRIICHTLILIFLMAVSGCAKKMVAAQDADLLETNSFAVIQEIKIKNNGTMAEIRTNKPLTYTSYKTSEPPKIFIDLAQTEPGQTKPLVSDNGNIKGINVTRQDFGSGFLSRVEIDLKADTDFSVKTDTNDKGKLNVVLTPKQLQEQTARMVEDQSAKTEPKNTTADDYANAKVGVKSEPGAAPDDIVNGSTAPRVSDTENNKMAKESSFTATADDKNESGAPKTLGDIKVLNDKIELSIAGGPATFTSFKLDKPGRLVVDLFEINNSIKSNSIPVDRFGIAKARIGISPGKVRIVFDSVKEKIEPYRIEKSAAGLSISFSQSGAETVAKPQAVEPDTLKSSSGNKKAGNVEKGSIESIDFKLVDGFSRIEIKTAGVCSIDKPAETSKGILLSLKNCELPKKLQRTLDTKAFASSVLNVTPYQVKVAGGTSARILVKLRNKSPFSDRKEGNLYLFEVKNPVIPAVVSGQVKEKAAPISSKIEDELLASPSKESDTSELPKSVVSKQQPKKVYSGRKVTLEFSDADIRKIFQLIAEVSNLNFLIADDVTGTISIKLVNVPWDQALDVILDTKGLGMLKEGNIVQIKPKAKMQSQADEEMATKKARERGMELRTEIFDVNYAAVTDIATQFGTLKSDRGIISTDARTNRVIVKDITTAIEDMRMLLKSLDTPEKQVMIEARIVEASTSFVRDLGVQWGIHYIDGSASVAGISRLDTGFGGQVAIAPTSGTSGPGAAVGMSFGKLASNIQLDMRLSAAVTADQIKIMSTPRVVTLNNKPAKISQGASIPYQTTSAEGTKTEFVEAALTLEVTPHITSDGSIGMKIKASNNSAGTGSPPPINKKEATTELLIKNGETTVIGGIYVDSDTESDKGVPFLQDIPLLGWLFKSNTKNKSKNELLIFITPKIVS; from the coding sequence AAACCATTAACCTATACCTCTTACAAGACAAGTGAACCCCCAAAGATTTTTATTGATCTAGCTCAAACGGAACCAGGGCAGACAAAACCACTGGTATCGGATAATGGAAACATTAAAGGGATAAATGTAACGCGACAGGATTTCGGCAGCGGTTTCCTCAGCAGAGTTGAAATAGATCTGAAAGCCGATACCGATTTTTCTGTCAAAACAGATACAAATGACAAAGGAAAGCTTAATGTTGTCCTAACACCAAAGCAGCTTCAAGAACAAACAGCTAGAATGGTAGAAGATCAGTCAGCTAAGACTGAGCCCAAAAACACAACGGCCGATGATTATGCTAATGCAAAAGTTGGCGTAAAATCTGAACCAGGTGCTGCTCCGGACGATATTGTTAATGGCTCTACTGCTCCCAGGGTTTCAGACACAGAAAATAACAAGATGGCTAAAGAGAGTTCATTCACTGCTACAGCCGATGATAAAAATGAATCAGGAGCACCAAAGACACTTGGCGATATTAAGGTACTGAATGATAAAATCGAATTGTCAATTGCCGGTGGTCCGGCTACTTTTACTTCCTTTAAGCTGGATAAGCCTGGACGCTTGGTGGTCGACCTCTTCGAGATCAATAATTCTATAAAATCTAACTCCATTCCCGTAGACCGCTTCGGTATTGCAAAGGCCCGGATTGGTATCTCTCCTGGAAAAGTACGGATTGTCTTTGACTCAGTGAAAGAAAAAATTGAGCCTTACCGGATCGAAAAGTCCGCTGCCGGGCTGAGCATATCGTTTTCCCAATCAGGGGCAGAAACTGTAGCCAAGCCACAAGCGGTCGAACCGGATACTTTAAAATCAAGCTCTGGAAACAAGAAAGCAGGCAATGTTGAAAAAGGTTCGATTGAATCCATTGATTTTAAACTTGTTGATGGATTTTCCAGAATAGAGATCAAGACCGCTGGCGTGTGCAGTATTGACAAACCGGCTGAAACATCGAAAGGAATACTCCTCAGCTTAAAAAATTGTGAACTACCCAAGAAACTTCAAAGGACTCTTGATACCAAGGCCTTTGCCAGCTCGGTTCTTAATGTAACACCTTATCAGGTAAAGGTAGCAGGCGGTACCAGTGCCAGAATTCTGGTAAAACTCCGGAACAAGAGCCCGTTTTCTGATCGAAAAGAAGGGAATTTATACCTCTTTGAAGTGAAGAATCCAGTTATTCCTGCAGTGGTATCCGGTCAAGTTAAGGAAAAGGCAGCTCCTATCTCTTCCAAAATAGAGGATGAATTGCTGGCATCACCATCAAAAGAGTCAGATACTAGTGAACTTCCAAAATCTGTCGTTTCAAAACAACAACCGAAAAAGGTATATTCAGGCAGAAAAGTTACCCTTGAGTTTTCCGATGCTGATATACGTAAAATCTTCCAGCTTATTGCAGAAGTAAGTAACCTTAATTTCCTTATAGCTGACGATGTTACAGGGACCATCAGTATCAAGCTTGTTAACGTGCCATGGGATCAGGCTCTGGACGTAATTCTTGATACTAAGGGTTTGGGTATGTTGAAAGAAGGGAATATCGTCCAAATCAAGCCAAAGGCAAAAATGCAATCCCAGGCTGACGAGGAAATGGCTACCAAGAAAGCCCGTGAAAGAGGGATGGAGTTGCGTACGGAGATTTTTGATGTCAATTACGCAGCTGTCACCGATATCGCAACACAGTTCGGAACTCTTAAAAGTGATCGTGGTATCATAAGTACCGATGCACGCACCAACCGTGTAATCGTCAAGGACATCACAACTGCAATTGAAGACATGAGAATGCTTCTAAAAAGCCTTGATACGCCGGAAAAGCAAGTCATGATCGAGGCCCGGATTGTCGAGGCAAGCACTTCGTTTGTCCGAGATCTGGGGGTGCAATGGGGAATTCATTACATAGACGGGTCTGCATCTGTTGCCGGTATCAGCCGGCTTGATACAGGTTTTGGCGGACAGGTTGCAATAGCCCCCACTTCAGGTACCTCTGGGCCAGGAGCTGCCGTTGGCATGTCATTCGGTAAGCTTGCCAGCAATATTCAGCTTGACATGCGTCTTTCTGCCGCTGTTACTGCCGATCAGATCAAGATAATGTCCACACCGCGGGTGGTGACGCTCAACAACAAACCGGCAAAGATCTCGCAGGGTGCATCTATTCCATATCAGACAACCTCTGCTGAAGGGACTAAGACTGAGTTTGTTGAAGCGGCTTTGACTTTGGAGGTCACGCCCCATATCACCTCTGATGGAAGTATCGGTATGAAGATCAAGGCATCCAATAACTCTGCCGGCACCGGTTCTCCTCCTCCTATCAACAAAAAAGAGGCAACCACAGAACTTCTTATTAAAAATGGTGAGACGACTGTAATCGGTGGCATTTACGTAGACAGCGACACCGAAAGCGACAAAGGAGTTCCTTTCTTGCAGGACATCCCATTGCTTGGGTGGCTTTTCAAGTCTAACACCAAAAACAAATCAAAGAATGAGCTGTTGATTTTCATAACACCTAAAATTGTGAGTTAA